A single genomic interval of Adhaeribacter pallidiroseus harbors:
- a CDS encoding mandelate racemase/muconate lactonizing enzyme family protein — MSYKQNRRSFIGKLSLAGAASLLGAPALASAGTGLIGAKERTTHASAPADLKITDVTCGFIKGGHDLIVKVSTNQGIVGWGQGVDAVDGTYYMVKQMGNRLKGQNPLNPNRIQEDLRKGAFFGGAQSGVYVAVMGAIETALWDVTGKALGVPVYQLLGGKFRDKVRVYCDTALYTARNPTPDDYAKSAKGAVDKGYTAVKFDIDEGNDPNKYDRYNWTANPAELDRMYNSIAAVRKAVGPKIDICVDMHGRYDATTGHRVAKLMEPLNLMFLEEPIPADNMDVYKEITKSTSTPICAGENMYLAYGFTRVLADGGVDIIMPDLQKTGGLGEGQRIANLANLYYVPFSPHMVASFIGAMATAHVCASVPNFHILEWQTYMDTEQIYKDVVKYDKPFVEKGFITVSDKPGIGVDINEEGMKKYHPKDIPFFV, encoded by the coding sequence ATGTCATATAAACAAAATCGCCGTTCCTTTATAGGGAAGCTTTCATTAGCGGGCGCTGCGAGTCTTTTGGGTGCTCCGGCCTTGGCTTCGGCCGGTACCGGTTTAATTGGAGCTAAAGAAAGAACGACCCACGCTTCGGCTCCGGCTGATCTGAAAATTACCGATGTAACCTGTGGTTTTATCAAAGGGGGCCATGATTTAATTGTAAAGGTTTCGACTAACCAAGGCATTGTGGGTTGGGGACAAGGGGTAGATGCCGTAGATGGAACCTACTATATGGTAAAACAAATGGGCAACCGCTTAAAAGGCCAAAACCCCTTAAATCCTAATCGTATCCAGGAAGATTTGCGGAAAGGTGCTTTTTTTGGGGGCGCCCAATCGGGGGTTTATGTAGCCGTAATGGGAGCTATTGAAACCGCTCTTTGGGATGTTACGGGCAAAGCGTTAGGCGTACCGGTGTACCAATTACTAGGCGGTAAATTTCGGGATAAAGTGCGGGTTTATTGCGATACCGCCTTATATACCGCTCGTAACCCAACGCCCGATGATTACGCCAAATCGGCGAAAGGTGCCGTTGACAAAGGTTATACGGCCGTTAAGTTTGATATTGATGAAGGCAACGACCCGAACAAATATGACCGCTACAACTGGACCGCCAACCCGGCCGAGTTAGACCGCATGTATAATTCTATTGCCGCGGTTCGGAAGGCAGTAGGACCAAAAATTGATATTTGCGTGGACATGCACGGCCGTTATGATGCCACAACCGGCCATCGAGTGGCTAAACTGATGGAGCCTTTAAACCTGATGTTTTTAGAAGAGCCCATACCGGCCGATAACATGGATGTTTATAAAGAAATTACTAAAAGTACATCTACCCCTATTTGTGCCGGCGAAAACATGTATTTAGCTTATGGCTTCACCCGGGTTTTAGCCGATGGCGGCGTGGATATTATCATGCCGGATTTACAAAAAACGGGCGGTTTAGGCGAAGGCCAACGCATTGCTAACCTAGCCAACTTGTATTATGTGCCTTTCTCTCCCCACATGGTAGCCTCCTTCATCGGGGCAATGGCAACTGCCCACGTTTGTGCCTCCGTGCCAAACTTCCATATTCTGGAGTGGCAAACTTACATGGATACGGAGCAGATTTACAAGGACGTAGTAAAATACGACAAACCATTCGTAGAAAAAGGTTTTATTACCGTTTCAGATAAACCAGGTATTGGCGTAGATATCAACGAAGAAGGCATGAAGAAATACCATCCGAAAGATATTCCTTTCTTTGTGTAA
- a CDS encoding mandelate racemase/muconate lactonizing enzyme family protein, with amino-acid sequence MKSILQKIIAQNKQQEKETAEAMQAEINNPQTSDSRRSFLKKSALGGISLGALMGMSFEDTIAQTTSKVSRASKPSELKITDMRYALTSVLGGTAIIRIDTNQGIYGLGEVRDGADPRYALMLKSRILGMNPCNVEMIFKAIKQFGGQSRQAGGVCGVEMALWDLCGKAYNVPAWQLLGGRYRDQVRLYADTPEAGSPEEQAKLIKFRTQDQGYTWLKMDVSIGELKGKPGTVVNSKFWENAQGNLAQWGDQSNYMSYGNTLHPFTQIQITDKGFEELAKIAENVRSMVGYDIPLSTDHYGHFDHNNGIRLGKALEKYRLAWLEDIISWEYTDQWKTISDAIETPTTTGEDIFLLKYFKPLIDKKAVDIIHPDLATSGGLLETKRIGDYAEENGIAMAMHQAGTPVSFMANVHCAAATQNFLALEHHSVDLPWWESLVKTTDGRKLITKGYATVPLTAPGLGIELNEEVVKQHLHQRDKTFFAPTKEWDERRSHDRIFS; translated from the coding sequence ATGAAAAGCATTTTACAGAAGATTATTGCCCAAAACAAACAACAGGAGAAAGAAACGGCCGAAGCCATGCAGGCTGAAATAAATAATCCCCAAACCAGTGACAGCCGCCGTTCATTTTTAAAAAAATCAGCTTTAGGCGGTATTTCGTTAGGGGCTTTAATGGGAATGTCTTTTGAAGATACCATTGCCCAAACTACCTCCAAAGTAAGCCGGGCTTCGAAACCCTCCGAATTAAAAATTACGGATATGCGCTACGCCTTAACGAGTGTGTTGGGCGGTACCGCTATCATCCGGATTGATACCAACCAGGGAATTTACGGTTTAGGTGAAGTTCGGGATGGGGCCGATCCGCGTTATGCCTTAATGCTGAAAAGCCGCATATTAGGTATGAACCCCTGCAACGTAGAAATGATATTTAAAGCCATCAAGCAATTTGGGGGGCAAAGCCGCCAGGCGGGTGGCGTTTGCGGCGTGGAAATGGCTTTGTGGGATTTGTGCGGTAAAGCGTATAACGTACCGGCCTGGCAACTATTAGGAGGACGTTACCGCGACCAGGTACGCTTGTATGCCGATACGCCGGAAGCGGGTTCGCCGGAAGAACAAGCGAAATTAATTAAATTCCGGACCCAGGATCAAGGGTATACTTGGCTGAAGATGGACGTTTCGATTGGCGAATTAAAAGGGAAACCCGGCACCGTGGTAAACTCTAAGTTCTGGGAAAATGCCCAGGGCAACTTGGCGCAGTGGGGCGATCAAAGCAATTACATGTCTTATGGCAATACCTTGCACCCATTCACCCAAATCCAAATAACCGATAAAGGCTTTGAAGAACTGGCTAAAATTGCCGAAAATGTGCGGAGCATGGTGGGCTACGATATTCCCCTGTCTACCGACCATTACGGCCACTTCGATCATAACAACGGTATCCGGTTAGGGAAAGCGCTGGAAAAGTACCGGCTGGCCTGGTTAGAAGATATTATTTCGTGGGAATACACCGATCAGTGGAAAACCATCTCGGATGCGATTGAAACCCCCACCACTACCGGCGAAGATATCTTCTTACTGAAATACTTTAAACCACTCATTGATAAAAAAGCGGTTGATATTATTCACCCGGACTTAGCAACCTCCGGCGGTCTGCTGGAAACAAAGCGGATTGGCGATTACGCCGAAGAAAATGGCATTGCCATGGCCATGCACCAGGCTGGTACGCCGGTTTCTTTTATGGCCAACGTGCATTGCGCCGCCGCTACGCAAAACTTTTTAGCGCTGGAACACCACTCCGTAGATTTACCTTGGTGGGAAAGTTTAGTGAAAACTACCGATGGCCGGAAATTAATTACAAAAGGCTACGCGACTGTACCGCTTACGGCACCGGGCTTAGGCATTGAATTAAACGAAGAAGTAGTAAAACAGCACTTGCACCAAAGAGATAAAACATTTTTTGCGCCAACCAAAGAGTGGGACGAAAGACGTTCTCACGACCGGATTTTCAGTTAA
- a CDS encoding phospho-sugar mutase, whose protein sequence is MIDPAIQSKIDSWLNGPYDDATKAQIRELMTGTQNESLTDAFYRDLEFGTGGLRGLMGVGSNRMNRYTLGAATQGLSNYLKKSFPGEQVKVAIAHDSRNNSPEFARIVADVFSANDIKVFFFEELRPTPELSFAIRHLGCHSGVVLTASHNPKEYNGYKAYWNDGGQVVAPHDKNIINEVNAITSIEDIRFESKPENIQLIGNEVDEAYLERVAGLSISHEAIQRQHDLKIVYTPLHGTGITLVPRILEKLGFTNVTIVEEQATPDGNFPTVIYPNPEEKEAMSLALQKAQEIDADLVLATDPDADRVGIAVKNIHGEFVLLNGNQTGSLLIYYLVKAWNDAGKLTGKEFIANTIVTTELMNRVAEKYHVKSYQTLTGFKYIAEVIRGLEGKETFIGGGEESYGYLIGDFVRDKDAIASCAMIAEMAAAAKDQGKTLYQLMISMYEEFKFFKEDLISLTKKGQRGQQEIAEMMQTLRENPPQVINGARVHEIRDYKTGVIKNLETNTEHTIDMERSNVLQFITADGSKISARPSGTEPKIKFYFSVQQKLPSEADFDRVDAQLTRRIHEIIADMQLR, encoded by the coding sequence ATGATTGACCCAGCTATCCAAAGTAAAATCGACTCCTGGTTAAACGGACCTTACGACGACGCGACCAAAGCGCAAATACGGGAACTTATGACCGGCACGCAGAATGAATCGCTCACCGATGCATTTTACCGCGACCTGGAGTTTGGGACGGGTGGCCTCCGGGGATTAATGGGCGTAGGTAGCAACCGCATGAACCGCTACACATTAGGCGCCGCCACGCAAGGTTTAAGTAATTATTTAAAAAAATCTTTTCCGGGCGAGCAAGTAAAAGTAGCTATTGCCCACGACAGCCGAAATAATAGCCCGGAGTTTGCCCGCATTGTGGCTGATGTTTTCAGCGCCAATGATATTAAAGTATTTTTCTTTGAAGAACTGCGCCCGACCCCGGAGCTTTCTTTCGCCATTCGCCATTTAGGTTGCCACAGCGGGGTAGTTTTAACGGCCTCGCACAACCCCAAAGAATACAACGGTTACAAGGCTTACTGGAACGATGGCGGCCAAGTGGTAGCGCCCCACGATAAAAATATTATTAACGAAGTAAACGCCATTACTTCCATCGAAGATATCCGGTTTGAATCTAAACCAGAAAACATTCAGTTAATCGGCAACGAAGTAGACGAAGCGTACCTGGAACGGGTAGCTGGTTTATCTATCTCGCACGAGGCTATACAGCGCCAGCACGATTTAAAAATTGTGTACACCCCCTTGCACGGCACCGGCATTACCTTAGTTCCCCGGATTCTGGAAAAACTCGGTTTCACCAATGTTACCATCGTGGAAGAACAAGCCACGCCGGATGGTAATTTTCCGACGGTAATTTACCCGAACCCCGAAGAAAAAGAAGCCATGAGCCTGGCTTTACAAAAAGCTCAAGAAATAGATGCTGATTTAGTATTGGCCACCGACCCGGATGCCGATCGCGTAGGGATAGCTGTAAAAAATATTCACGGCGAATTTGTGCTGCTCAATGGCAACCAAACCGGTAGTTTGCTCATATATTATTTAGTAAAAGCCTGGAACGACGCGGGTAAGTTAACTGGCAAAGAATTTATTGCCAATACTATTGTTACTACCGAGCTTATGAACCGCGTGGCCGAAAAATACCACGTAAAATCTTACCAGACTCTTACCGGCTTTAAATACATTGCTGAAGTAATCCGGGGTTTAGAAGGAAAAGAAACGTTTATTGGCGGCGGCGAAGAAAGCTACGGTTACTTAATCGGGGATTTCGTACGCGATAAAGATGCCATTGCTTCCTGCGCTATGATTGCCGAAATGGCCGCTGCTGCTAAAGATCAGGGCAAAACGTTGTACCAACTCATGATAAGCATGTACGAAGAGTTTAAGTTTTTTAAAGAAGACTTAATTTCTTTAACCAAAAAAGGCCAGCGCGGCCAGCAGGAAATTGCCGAAATGATGCAGACGCTCCGGGAAAATCCGCCGCAGGTAATTAATGGTGCGCGGGTACACGAAATCCGGGATTATAAAACCGGCGTTATTAAAAACCTGGAAACCAACACGGAGCACACCATTGATATGGAACGCTCCAACGTGCTGCAGTTTATTACCGCCGATGGATCTAAAATCTCGGCTCGTCCGTCGGGCACGGAACCAAAAATTAAATTTTACTTTAGCGTGCAGCAAAAACTTCCGTCCGAAGCCGACTTCGACCGTGTAGATGCCCAGTTAACCCGGCGCATCCACGAGATTATTGCGGATATGCAATTGCGCTAG
- a CDS encoding SusC/RagA family TonB-linked outer membrane protein encodes MRTCRLIFYLLTWSLGLFQALNVQAQGRQITGTVLSAKDRQAIVGATILVKNTTTGTTTDAEGKFSLNVPESATLVVSYIGYTNREIPVGNQTTINVSLEENSEALEEVVVTALGIRKESKKLGYATSTVNTEQLTTARTTNVGNSLVGKVPGLQVQAPPSGPGGSSKIRIRGQASFGANNSPLIIVNGVPINNSTGGSANSGGTGYTGEARTDTGDGLQSINPDDIESMTVLKGAAASALYGFRASNGVIIITTKSGKGQAGMGVELNSNFQADQALDYTDFQYEFGQGENGFRPQVLEGGPNAARGPSTGTGTWSFGERFDGKPTIAVDGQLHPYSPYKDRVKDFYRTGTTWTNSVALSGGNDKGNFRLSFANTNANSIIPNSEFNKKILNFGLNYNLTDKLSTQFNANYSNEYNKNPPVVAQQDYNINQTVYTLANSIDVAWLEAAYQNAAGNEIHPSRFTNRTNPYWSINKRFEENRRDRIFGNASIRYQFTPWLYAQGRVGQDYFTNPYRANRPTGTAFLVSAPIGFNGNFYQRENTFRERNLDFLIGANHEFGKFGIDATFGGNSLDIKTTTIGTSVTNFYVRDLYTIGNGQVKDPQASSTWKRVNSLFGTVDFSFNNYLFLNLTGRNDWFSPLNLKSNDIFYPSVSTSFVFSQAITSLPAWLNYGKLRVAYAEVGGDTDPYSNALFYNINANPLAVGSNNYALGNISGSVSPNPNLKPSRVKEAEAGVELKTLDNRINLDLSVYRKTTVDEILNVDISNTSGYNQTKVNVGKLRNQGIEALLTLEPVRSDATTWTSAFNFTINKSEVLELANNQTRFDVANAQDLGAFIGYVSHEVGKPLASLRGFDYKRDDQGRILTTNGRFAQGNLVTYGSAIPTHTGGWLNTVNFKGFRLFAQVDFKAGHKLISNSNFNWMRHGLHKASLIGREGGVVMEGAVNADGTPNATPVPAQEFYNNYRSVNVTTPFVYDASFVRWRTLSLGYDFTKFVNKSFVKGLALNAFINNVLIIKKYVDNLDPETQFSASDLNTGLEAHALPTTRSYGLNINIKL; translated from the coding sequence ATGCGTACATGTAGACTCATTTTTTACTTACTCACATGGAGTTTGGGCTTATTCCAGGCGTTAAATGTACAAGCCCAGGGCAGGCAGATTACCGGCACCGTTCTTTCGGCCAAAGACCGGCAAGCTATTGTTGGGGCTACTATTCTGGTTAAAAACACGACTACTGGTACCACCACCGATGCAGAAGGAAAATTTAGTTTAAACGTACCAGAAAGTGCGACGCTGGTTGTTAGTTACATTGGTTATACTAACCGCGAAATTCCGGTAGGTAATCAAACCACCATCAATGTTTCGCTGGAAGAAAATTCTGAAGCCTTGGAAGAGGTGGTAGTAACGGCTTTGGGTATAAGAAAAGAATCAAAAAAACTAGGTTATGCTACTTCTACTGTAAACACCGAGCAATTAACTACCGCACGCACCACCAACGTAGGTAATAGCCTGGTAGGTAAAGTGCCTGGTTTGCAGGTACAAGCCCCGCCCAGTGGGCCGGGTGGTTCTTCTAAAATCCGGATTCGGGGACAAGCCTCTTTTGGCGCCAATAACTCGCCATTAATTATTGTAAACGGGGTGCCGATTAACAACTCTACCGGCGGATCGGCCAACAGTGGCGGAACCGGATATACCGGTGAAGCCCGTACCGATACCGGAGATGGTCTGCAAAGCATTAATCCCGACGATATAGAGTCCATGACCGTTTTAAAAGGAGCAGCGGCCTCGGCTCTTTATGGTTTTCGGGCTAGCAACGGGGTTATTATTATTACTACAAAATCCGGTAAAGGTCAAGCCGGTATGGGAGTAGAATTAAATTCGAATTTCCAGGCCGATCAGGCTTTAGATTATACCGATTTTCAGTACGAATTTGGCCAAGGCGAAAACGGCTTCCGGCCGCAGGTACTCGAAGGTGGTCCAAATGCGGCGCGGGGGCCTTCCACCGGTACTGGTACCTGGAGCTTTGGCGAACGTTTCGATGGTAAACCTACTATTGCGGTAGATGGTCAATTACATCCGTATAGTCCTTACAAAGATCGGGTTAAAGATTTTTACCGTACTGGTACCACCTGGACTAACTCCGTGGCTTTATCCGGCGGTAATGATAAAGGTAACTTCCGTTTGTCTTTTGCCAATACCAATGCCAACAGCATCATTCCTAATTCGGAATTCAACAAGAAAATTTTAAATTTCGGATTAAATTATAACCTCACCGATAAGCTTTCTACCCAATTTAACGCGAACTACTCCAACGAGTACAATAAAAATCCGCCGGTAGTGGCGCAACAAGATTATAACATTAACCAAACAGTTTACACCTTGGCTAATAGCATTGATGTAGCCTGGCTAGAAGCGGCTTACCAAAACGCGGCCGGCAACGAAATTCACCCTTCCCGTTTTACCAACCGAACTAACCCGTATTGGTCCATTAATAAACGCTTTGAAGAAAACCGCCGCGACCGGATTTTTGGCAATGCTTCCATCCGTTACCAATTTACACCTTGGTTATACGCGCAAGGTAGGGTAGGGCAAGATTATTTTACCAACCCCTATAGGGCTAACCGACCCACCGGAACTGCTTTCCTGGTTTCTGCTCCTATTGGTTTTAATGGTAACTTTTATCAGCGGGAAAATACTTTCCGGGAGCGCAACCTTGATTTCCTAATTGGCGCTAACCATGAGTTTGGTAAGTTTGGTATCGACGCAACTTTCGGTGGTAACTCCCTAGATATAAAAACTACTACCATTGGAACTTCGGTAACTAACTTCTACGTGCGCGACTTGTATACCATTGGTAACGGCCAGGTGAAAGACCCGCAAGCATCCAGCACTTGGAAACGGGTAAATTCTTTATTTGGTACTGTTGATTTTTCGTTCAACAACTACTTGTTTTTAAACCTGACCGGCCGTAATGATTGGTTCTCGCCTTTAAATCTGAAATCAAACGATATCTTTTACCCATCAGTCAGTACTAGTTTTGTTTTTAGTCAAGCCATTACATCGTTGCCAGCTTGGCTAAATTATGGTAAACTCCGGGTAGCTTACGCCGAGGTAGGCGGAGACACTGATCCTTATTCCAATGCCCTCTTCTATAACATTAACGCTAATCCTTTAGCAGTAGGTAGTAATAATTATGCTTTAGGAAATATTTCCGGTTCCGTCAGTCCAAATCCAAATTTAAAACCATCTCGGGTGAAGGAAGCAGAAGCGGGAGTGGAATTAAAAACTCTGGATAACCGGATTAACTTAGACTTAAGTGTTTACCGGAAAACTACCGTGGATGAAATTTTGAACGTGGATATTTCGAACACCTCTGGCTATAATCAAACCAAAGTAAATGTGGGTAAACTTCGGAACCAAGGTATTGAAGCCTTATTAACTTTAGAGCCCGTACGCTCGGACGCTACTACTTGGACCAGTGCTTTTAATTTTACCATTAACAAAAGCGAAGTACTGGAACTAGCAAATAACCAAACCCGCTTCGACGTTGCCAATGCTCAAGATTTAGGAGCTTTTATTGGTTATGTGTCGCACGAAGTAGGTAAGCCTTTAGCCTCTTTACGCGGCTTCGATTACAAACGGGATGACCAAGGACGCATTTTAACGACCAACGGCCGCTTTGCGCAAGGTAACCTGGTAACTTACGGTAGCGCAATCCCTACGCATACCGGTGGCTGGTTAAACACCGTTAACTTTAAAGGCTTCCGTTTATTTGCGCAAGTAGACTTTAAAGCGGGTCATAAGCTAATATCTAACTCTAATTTTAACTGGATGCGTCACGGCTTGCACAAAGCTTCCTTAATTGGCCGCGAAGGTGGCGTGGTAATGGAAGGCGCGGTAAATGCCGATGGTACTCCTAATGCTACTCCCGTACCTGCTCAAGAATTTTATAATAACTACCGCAGCGTAAACGTAACCACTCCGTTTGTGTACGATGCGAGCTTCGTGCGTTGGAGAACCTTGTCTTTAGGATACGATTTTACCAAGTTTGTAAACAAATCTTTCGTGAAAGGTTTAGCGCTGAATGCTTTTATTAACAACGTGCTGATAATTAAAAAATACGTCGACAACCTGGATCCGGAAACTCAGTTTTCGGCATCTGACCTTAACACTGGTTTAGAAGCGCATGCCTTACCTACTACCCGCAGTTATGGTTTAAACATTAACATTAAGCTTTAA
- a CDS encoding SusD/RagB family nutrient-binding outer membrane lipoprotein, which produces MIYTKKYISLAFAALLLSVSSCDKDFELINTNPNAATDLDPVYLLNNAQFASGNQAMHFYEGQIVQQVNTPFTGVVEAGNHNVLNDANTRSLWNGLYEGPVRNTVAIIEKTKADPNQSNIYNMARILKAYNFIVLVDSYGDVPYFEAGKGFVESTYLPKYDDQKAIYDDILKELQEATAALDPAKPTVIGGDIFYNGNIEKWRKLGNSLLLRAAMRFTEVDPTKADQWVDKAVAGPLMVSNDDNAFVRFNSPAYVHPTTSGLTATEKANFFAGEPFVNYLKTYNDPRAPYIVVRYSQRGTDSGGEINTNLADQFGLPYGYSDVTLPTAPGYRGSLDLYSQFRRTTVLNQNSPEFLVTYAQTQLLLAEAVQRGFITGDAKTYYETGIKAHMDQLKGYDATINIPEEVKNAYVQQPGILYDPATALEQINTQYWVASFRSWSEAWSNFRRTELPRLQPINYPGEDASVKGGFIRRLVYPNREVSVNQTNVNDAVSRMGANVLGTRLFWDK; this is translated from the coding sequence ATGATTTACACGAAAAAATATATATCCCTGGCCTTTGCCGCTCTTTTATTAAGCGTGAGCAGCTGCGATAAGGATTTTGAATTAATTAACACCAACCCTAACGCAGCTACTGATCTTGATCCGGTTTATCTGTTAAACAATGCCCAGTTTGCTTCCGGTAACCAAGCCATGCATTTTTACGAAGGCCAGATTGTACAACAGGTAAACACTCCTTTTACGGGGGTAGTAGAGGCCGGTAACCACAACGTGCTCAACGATGCCAACACCCGGAGTTTGTGGAACGGCTTATACGAAGGTCCGGTGCGCAACACGGTAGCTATTATTGAAAAAACCAAGGCTGATCCGAACCAAAGTAATATTTACAACATGGCCCGCATCCTAAAGGCCTACAACTTTATTGTTTTAGTAGATAGCTACGGCGATGTGCCTTACTTTGAAGCCGGTAAAGGATTTGTGGAAAGTACTTACCTGCCGAAATATGACGATCAGAAAGCCATTTACGATGATATTCTGAAGGAATTACAAGAAGCTACGGCTGCCTTAGACCCCGCTAAACCAACCGTAATTGGGGGCGATATCTTCTATAATGGCAACATTGAAAAATGGAGGAAACTGGGTAATTCTTTGTTGTTGCGGGCGGCTATGCGTTTCACGGAAGTGGATCCAACTAAAGCCGACCAGTGGGTGGATAAAGCCGTAGCTGGTCCGTTAATGGTGTCTAACGACGATAACGCTTTTGTCCGCTTTAATTCTCCGGCTTATGTGCATCCTACTACCTCCGGCTTAACGGCTACCGAAAAGGCCAACTTTTTTGCCGGCGAACCTTTCGTAAATTACCTGAAAACCTACAACGATCCCAGAGCCCCTTATATAGTTGTCCGTTACTCGCAACGCGGCACCGATTCCGGGGGTGAAATAAATACCAACCTGGCTGATCAGTTTGGCTTACCTTATGGCTATTCCGATGTAACCTTACCTACCGCTCCCGGCTACCGCGGATCGCTGGACCTTTACTCGCAATTTCGCCGCACTACCGTATTAAATCAAAATTCGCCGGAGTTTTTAGTTACCTACGCGCAAACCCAACTTTTACTGGCCGAAGCAGTGCAAAGAGGGTTTATCACCGGCGATGCCAAAACCTATTACGAAACCGGTATAAAAGCGCACATGGACCAACTAAAAGGCTATGATGCTACCATTAACATTCCGGAAGAAGTAAAAAATGCTTACGTGCAGCAACCCGGTATTTTGTACGATCCGGCTACTGCTCTGGAGCAAATTAATACGCAATACTGGGTGGCCTCTTTCCGGAGCTGGTCCGAAGCCTGGTCTAACTTCCGCCGTACCGAATTGCCAAGATTGCAGCCTATTAATTACCCCGGCGAAGATGCCTCGGTAAAAGGAGGCTTTATCCGCCGCCTGGTTTATCCGAACCGGGAAGTATCGGTAAACCAAACCAACGTGAACGATGCGGTTAGCCGGATGGGAGCCAATGTTTTAGGTACCCGTTTGTTCTGGGATAAATAA
- a CDS encoding RraA family protein, producing MKKVFTLLLLSSFFIPFSNIQAQQISKEELVFLTPEWKGDRFPDGRPKVPDDILKRMKAVSMEEAWATMGGAQFNYQLAEDWPVRINPDSVLVGRAFTTTFMPYRPDMWKVIDERGKKEGRRNQNVWGVEQLQKGDVYVADQFGLHKNGPTIGDRVAADIYRRSGNGIVYDGAIRDIEGLKEMGRFTSYVTSYSPSYHNPRNDLNTMIMGINKPVRIRQVTVMPGDVVLGKEGVVIFIPPHLAERVVKASEKTRLEDMFAHIRTAEGKYTAGQMDASWPAAIQKDYLDWLKASVKDKKLKLPVAKAQVEEIIAASSVNNVN from the coding sequence ATGAAAAAAGTATTTACCTTACTACTCTTATCTTCCTTTTTTATTCCTTTTTCCAACATACAAGCGCAGCAAATATCCAAAGAAGAGTTAGTTTTTCTGACCCCGGAGTGGAAAGGGGATCGTTTTCCGGATGGGCGGCCAAAAGTTCCGGATGATATTCTGAAACGCATGAAAGCGGTAAGTATGGAAGAAGCCTGGGCGACGATGGGAGGTGCCCAATTCAATTACCAATTAGCGGAAGATTGGCCCGTTAGAATCAACCCGGACAGTGTACTGGTGGGCCGGGCATTTACCACCACCTTTATGCCTTATCGCCCGGATATGTGGAAAGTTATCGACGAACGCGGTAAAAAAGAAGGCCGCCGTAACCAAAACGTGTGGGGGGTGGAGCAATTGCAAAAAGGCGATGTATATGTGGCTGATCAATTTGGCTTGCACAAAAATGGCCCCACCATCGGCGACCGCGTAGCCGCCGATATTTACCGAAGATCTGGTAATGGCATTGTGTACGACGGAGCCATCCGGGATATTGAAGGTTTAAAAGAGATGGGCCGGTTTACCTCCTATGTAACGAGTTACTCTCCATCTTATCATAACCCGCGCAACGATTTAAATACCATGATCATGGGCATTAACAAACCCGTTCGTATTCGTCAGGTAACGGTTATGCCGGGCGATGTGGTTTTGGGCAAAGAAGGAGTCGTTATCTTTATTCCGCCGCATTTGGCCGAAAGAGTAGTGAAAGCATCCGAAAAAACCCGCCTGGAAGATATGTTTGCCCATATTCGCACCGCCGAAGGTAAATATACGGCCGGCCAAATGGATGCGAGTTGGCCGGCTGCTATTCAGAAAGATTACCTGGATTGGTTAAAAGCCAGCGTGAAAGATAAAAAATTAAAATTACCGGTAGCCAAAGCGCAAGTCGAGGAAATAATAGCGGCCAGTAGTGTCAATAATGTCAATTAA